The sequence GGTTGCCTTGCTCacgctgcccccccccccccccctaacaGACCCACTTtccatttttggaatttttttttcgaaatctttttctcaaaacttttcttACCAAacttttcttgttaattttttctcaaaacttttctcGTTAACTTTTGTTTAAAAAACTTGTTCAGATAACTTATtcaaaaaactttttcaaaaatggAAAGACACGGGACGAAAAATTGCCAGTTGGGCTCCTGGCGCGCACGCATTTTAGAAGGGCCCTCCTCAATGTTGTTACTCCTTTCTTATACTTCGCATTCAACCCGAATTCGCCAAAGCCCATGGCCCATGTGACAGGCAGCCCACTGAGTCCTAACATTTCCCCCTCCTTCAATTTTGGCTTGCTCTCAAGCCAATGCAgagaattgaaaaaatatttccGCCTCCTTAATTTTGgcttgatatacacatacatgtGCTGATGTACATCAAATTTTTTTCTCACAATCTTTGTACACAATTTGTATATAAAGGACAGCACAATAAGATGCAGAAATTTGCCATTACAATTGACTGAACCTCTCTACAACATGTCTTTGTAAAGAAAAGATGCAGCGTCAAAGCACAAAAGGAGAAAACTTGCAGCAGCCTAGAAGCCGAGCAAAGTTCTAAAAGTTGCTGCAGTGCAGCTACTCTGGAAGCCAAGCAAAGTGCAACCACCACATGCATGTACTGCTAAATGTCATATTGATAATTTTGGCATAATTACAGAACTCGATAAACTTTAACTATCCAGAGCAAAAATTTCGGTTCAATGCAAGAGAAATTTCAAAAGGTAGACCTGAAGTCCAATTTTAACTACATTAATTCCTGATTCAGTAGGTTGTTCAAGTTGATCAGCTGCTCAATGAAGTCATGAAAAGCTTCCATACGGAGTTAAGATGTACTACATAATAAATAATTCAGAAACTAGAACTAAACATTCAGTCAGAAACTGGAGTCATGTACATCCTCCGCCCTCGCTTTCCCAATTCTCATCCACCTAAGATCATCAGAGAAGCCACTCTCTGGATGTGTAGCTGGGAAATTCCTCCGTATTTTTAACCTAACCCCTGGTGCTAAAATAATGGAGAGATGAAACAAAATGTGAAACGAAACAAAATGTGAAACAACTGCACTGCACGACTGTGGAGCATCCATGGCCTCTGAGCCGAATATGTAAGTAGATAGTACAAAGACCGACTTACTACAATAGTTTGATTACACTCCAGTTTGTCACCAGTCCGCGACTCTAGACTGCCTAAGTTCTTAGTCTCTTGGTCCACTCGTCTAGTATGGCCAGACAAACCTTAGGCAGAAAAGCTACCAGGCAAAGTCGACCAAGTCACCTTCACTGAGATTAACGCAAAATCAGTCTTTATTTCTTGAGTATCATGCCCATGGGTTTTCGCCTTGAAGGAACAACAATGTTGGTCGGAACTGGATGACAGTGTGCCTACCTTGAACTTCAAATCTATCAAAGAATGCTTCACTACAGCAACCACAGACCTCTGTAAGCCACGTGACTCAGTGATGGTGCCATCAAAGAGCCGGATTTCCTCATTCAACCCACTGGTTAAACAACCGAGAGACAAATTGAAACTGCTTTGCACTTCCGATATGAGAACCTCTACAGTCGCCTCAACTGCATTGTTAAGACGTGATAAAGTTATGTCAACTGCGCCACAGTCGCCAGGGATGTGAAATGTGAATGGCCGATTCCATGTGCCTGCAGGGCCTATGATTGACGCACCATCGATCAGCTGTAGGTCATCTTTTTCTTGTTCACCTGTCTTGATCCTCATGTCATATTCGATTAGAGTAAAGTCCATCATGTCTATCCCTCGCTTAGGGCCAGCCATGTTGATGAGAGAACCCTACAAAATTATTATATTTAGTAGTTCTTCATATAAAGTAGGAAATATCTAAAGCTAAATACTTCCCTTATGATGTTTCACTTGTAACAACATTTACTTCAAGGAATATTTTACAACTGATAACCAAGATCTTTGTCACGTATCAAACAAAATGGTTACAAAGTGCATAATGGTGACAGAGAGGGAAAATTGGCCCCAGttattcatttgattttgtttcAAATCCCAAATATTTACATAAGCCTGTGtgaaatgaaaagagaaaagaaaatgactttTGTAGTGATGGGATCATTAATGATATGCGTCTTCATATGCCTATAAACAAAAGGAAATCAATTTTATGTAGTGTACTAAGTAGCCACCAAGAATCCAAAACTATTCAGTTTGATTTTGTTTGGAATTCGTGTTACTCCCTTAGTTTCATAATTTAAATCTGTTCTCATAGTAAATCATCATTTCATAATATAGTAGTGGCTTGTACAATCCAAAGTATTATACTATTATTCTGCTACTTTTGGACAGATTAATCACACGgaagctctttttttttgcagctAAGACAAAATATTATATGGGAGCTATAACACAATAAATATCTGTGGAACAACAACAATAAACTAATCCTATTTCTAGTTATTAacgaaatcaagagtgaaaactGAGCTTTATGTCTACTAAATAATTCAAGAGCACAAATAATACAACATTCACAATCTATCCCAACTTTAATGATGTAAAAGAGAGTAGTAGTTGTAGTATGCCATCGAGAGAATGTAGTGATCCAATCTCGTATGTTCTATGCATGTGATAAGTTTAGCCTTATGTTGTGAAATGAATAATGTAATTTAAAATAAGGAATAAGTCTACTTAACCCCCATCAAGTATCGAGGTTCGTCTACTTAACACACTTAAGTACAAAATCTGGTATTTGACCCCTGAAATATTCCATACCATCTAAATATACCATCTAAATGATTCTCTAGGGCGGTTTTGCCCACGTGGCAGCGTCCACCTAACGAGCCACATGGGTGAAACAGCCTCCAAAACTGCCCCAAGGTGCGATTTAGATGGTAGTGGATACTTTTAAGTGGCAAACACCTGGTTTTATAATTAAGGGGGTTAAGCGGACAAACCTCGATACTAGGGGGTGTTAGGGTAGACTTATTCCTTGAAATAATTGCAGATAAGTATGGATGTGCACCTGCTCCACAATGATGGGATCATCCCTGCTAATATTGACGACATAATTAAGCAATGGATCCAGATCATCCCGCATTGCTATGTATCCATACAACTCTACTAAGCCACCATCCACAGGAGTTTTAGCCAACTCTAATGAGAAAAGTTGTAGCATGCGACGAGGATCATGTTTCATGCAAGTTCCATTGCGAATGATGCAATTTGTGGGATCTGATAACATCATTGCCTCCAACCGAGCTTCATAAAAAGTAAAGTTATATTGTAAATTTGTAGCTGGAAATTAATGCAGTAAACAAATACATGCCATTCGAAAAGTAAAAATGCTGTTTAGGATTACATGGCCCTATTGgaatttttccttttcatctacTAAGTAGAAACTATATATGTTCTTTTTACTAGGAATTTTTCTCCCTCGAAAAGTTCTTCTTTAGGAACACCAAAAGAAAGCATTGCCTTGAAAAGCTTATTGGTTGCTTCCAAGGAAAACATTGAGCACGGGGCTAATGAGGATTAAAGGGGATATCGACACAAATTGTATGGCCTCTTTTGTCCCAAAGCATACAACACTTGTCATCTATTTAAATGAGATTGGTGTGCTAGAAGGAGTTGACTGGGATAATTTCCAGTCCATTGGCGCTACAACTCAATACCCTCTAGTATCACTGCAGaagagtgagggaggagagcaaCCTCCATCCTTCTAAAGTTCTAATGGGATAAGACTCCTTGTATCACCTACAAGCATATGGCAATAGGATTATTCCACTTAAGAGATTCCAGTGAATGGGATAAGACTAATGGGTCTCCTGTAAACTCACCTTTGTATGACAAGGCAGGTAGGTCCAGAAGGTCAAGGAAAAAGCAACCTCATGAGGTGCCAGGGAAAAACAAGATGTCCAAACAAGGAGTCACAATACACTGCAGCTATTGCAATGAACCGAACCACAACAAGAAGGGATATAAGTTCAGAAAAGCTGGTATTAAGCCTACAAAGCCAAGGAAGAGAAAAGCTACAGAGATGCTTGAAGACCAACAGGGTGAGGAGGGACCAATAATAACTGAAGAGCAGGCTACCTCTACAGCAAACCAGGTATACTCTTTCCTTTACCAGCCTTCTAGACTATAGAACTTCACTTCTAAATGCTATTTTTTTCCCTTGTCACAGCTAAGGCTTCCTGTGTGCGCATTCATCACTCAAAACTACAAGCAATCAATTACTCAGAACAGCAACAAAGCACCTCTTCCATATCCCACTTTCATATCCAACATGAGGTCAGAAGCAATTGAGGTTCCACACACAACAGCAAGCAGGAAGGATAGACAAGCATTGAGGGTTAAGGTGGTGGGTTCAAAGAAGAAGACAACAACTACCAAGAAGAATTGATATCAATCAATGAGGCATGTCTCTTTTTGTGCAGGAAATACTTTTGTGCAGCAGCAAAAAAATCACTTATAATTTTGCTAGCTAGGACGTG is a genomic window of Phragmites australis chromosome 17, lpPhrAust1.1, whole genome shotgun sequence containing:
- the LOC133897467 gene encoding uncharacterized protein LOC133897467; protein product: MQILRSILRLLRRPKVATSPAPMHRLSSPSRSLLPFMASAPPRWWSPALARRVFPLTAAPNPPVRRVFRFPHGSRNMATISRVQGDESGKPYRRLPISSGKVIIISQGNEHSAIAQGMKNIKTDNSKKMKNIETRGTISEVIDEDLRRSDKDACRTTSEVIDGKRNTWGQNVNLTGCEEDRRSATKDHTAEIVVSEDEEVSDDEGYTVNDILAKSRHRDGSIYRGMDLWWKKEYCIADRNETRLEAMMLSDPTNCIIRNGTCMKHDPRRMLQLFSLELAKTPVDGGLVELYGYIAMRDDLDPLLNYVVNISRDDPIIVEQGSLINMAGPKRGIDMMDFTLIEYDMRIKTGEQEKDDLQLIDGASIIGPAGTWNRPFTFHIPGDCGAVDITLSRLNNAVEATVEVLISEVQSSFNLSLGCLTSGLNEEIRLFDGTITESRGLQRSVVAVVKHSLIDLKFKVGTLSSSSDQHCCSFKAKTHGHDTQEIKTDFALISVKVTWSTLPGSFSA